The genomic segment ATTTCATAGATAAATTTAAATGAAGCTCTTTTCCATTCAGAGATGGCTGCACGGATATAGATAATTTCGTCAAAATGAGCTGGTTTGTAATATCGACAATGTGCCTCTCGTACAGGCAAAAATACACCCTTAGCTTCTATTTCACTGTAGGTTAAGCCTTGTTGGCTTATATAGGTATTTCTAGCTATTTCAAACCATTTTAAATAATTGGCATAATAAACTACACCCATTGCATCTGTTTCACCGTAAAATACTTTATGTTTATGCCAGACTTCTGGCTGAGGGAAGTTTTCACTGAGTTTAGGCATTGGCTTGCTCCAAAACAAAGTTTAGAAAATTTTCTCCTTTTCTGATAAAAAGAGGAGATTGTTGGGCACTTTTTTCACTAAACGTTTTTTGTCCTTTATCCTTAAATTTTTTTTGAGAATTGTAGATTAAAAAGGGTACTGGATCTGCTATGTGAGTTCTTAAAGTGATGGGGGTAAAATGATCACACAGGATTACCACAGTAAAGGATTGGTTTAAATTTTTTAAAAGGGGGCCTAAAATATATTTATCAAATTTTTCTATAGCCTGAATCTTGTCCCTAATGCTTCCAATATGTCCTGCTTCATCAGGACCTTCTAGATGTAAAAAAAGAAAATCTCCTGTTTTTAAAAAGTTTATGGCAGCTTCTAGCTTGCCTTGATAGTTTGTATTTACAAGTCCAGTAGCACCTTTCACCTCAATCACTTCTAGGTTTGCTGCCTGTCCTAGTCCTTTGATCAAATCAACTGCTGAGATTACAGCTCCTTTTAAGCCTGTTTTTTGAGTGAAATCTGGTAATGTTAGTGGTTTTCCTTGTCCCCAAGGCCAGAGAGAATTGGCCTTAGGCCAGATTGGGTTATGGTTTAATAATTTAAAAGCATCTTTTAGAAAATTGTATAAGGGAGGATATTGTTTATAAGTCTTTATATCTTGCGAGATGTTTTGACTTAAAATGTCATGAGGAGGCCTTGGGGATAAGTTAGAAATTTTTTGGTATCCTTGGGGTTGAATTAAAAGATGTCTATATTGAACGCCAGGGATTAGTTTAAACTCTGAAGATGAGAGTTTGGAGTTTAACCAGCCAATTAATTTTTTTGCTGTATTTGTATCTATATGACCAGCACTGTAATCTAACATTTTCCCTTGAGAGGAGAAATCAGTTATTTCTACTAAATTACAGCGCCATATTAGATCATTTTTTTGGGTAATAATGTTTTGTGCTGCAGCTTCAATAGGACCCCTGCCAGTATGATATTTAACTGGATCATAACCTAATAGAGCCATATTCGCTACATCAGACCCAGGGGGGAATCCTTGGGGTATGGTTTGACATCTGCCTATTAAAGAATGAGGAGCTAAACTGTCTAGATAAGAAGTATTGGCAGCTTCTAAAGGAGTTTTATTGTTTAACTCTGGTAGAGGAAAATCACCCATTCCATCTTCAATAAGAAAAATAATCTTCATCTTGTTTTGTTCCTTATTTTAGTGAATAATTGGATAGTGAACTGTTGGTTGAAGCACAAAATCAAAGCGGTTAATCTCATTTATTGCTTTTTCTACATCTCCTAACCTGGCTCTATGGGTTAAAAATACAATAGGTACTCCTTTCTTTTTATTTTGAGCTTTTTGGATGGCTTGGGCAATGCTAATGTTATGTTCGCCCATAATACCTGAAAGAGCAGACAATACTCCTGGTTTATCTAAAACTTGGAATCTAAAGTAATGTTCACACACTACAGATACATTATCTAAAATGTTTGCATCTTTAAAAGGAGATTCTATAAAGCCTGTATTGTTAGGGGCATAGTTGTTTTTTATTAAAGAGATTATATCTGCCAATACAGCACTTCCTGTTGGTAAATCTCCAGCTCCTTGACCATAGAGCATAATTGGTCCTACAGCATTGCCTTGGACTAAAATAGCATTAAAAGGTCCGTCTACTTTGGCTAGAATATGTTTTTGGGGTAAAAGAGCAGGAAAAACTCCTGCTTGTAAATGACCTGACTTTTCTTTGACCTGAGCAATTAACTTAAATACATAACCTAATTCTTTAGCAAAGGAAATATCTTGGGTTTCTATATTTTCAATTCCTTTTACCCATAGTTTTTCAAGAGGATATACTACTCCATGGGCAAGAAAAATTAAGATAGTTAGTTTGTGAGCAGCATCAATGCCTTTTATATCGAGGGACGGATCTGCTTCTGCATATCCTTTTTCTTGAGCTTGGTTTAAGGCTTCAGAAAAGGTGAGTTCATTTTGGCTCATTTCTGTTAAAATATAATTAGCAGTGCCATTTAAAATACCAGTAATGGCTTTTATTTTGTTTCCAGAAAGACTTTCTTTAAGAGTTTGAATAATAGGGATACCACCGCCCACACTAGCTTCAAAATAAAGCCCTACGTTTTGTGTTTCTGCAAGTTTTAACAAATCTTTTCCTTTCATAGAAAGCAAGGCTTTATTTGCTGTTACAACAGATTT from the Desulfonauticus submarinus genome contains:
- a CDS encoding acyl-CoA thioesterase, yielding MPKLSENFPQPEVWHKHKVFYGETDAMGVVYYANYLKWFEIARNTYISQQGLTYSEIEAKGVFLPVREAHCRYYKPAHFDEIIYIRAAISEWKRASFKFIYEITNYEKSIVLALGYTVHPCVDKKGKPIAVPSWLKQACTIT
- a CDS encoding cofactor-independent phosphoglycerate mutase, translated to MKIIFLIEDGMGDFPLPELNNKTPLEAANTSYLDSLAPHSLIGRCQTIPQGFPPGSDVANMALLGYDPVKYHTGRGPIEAAAQNIITQKNDLIWRCNLVEITDFSSQGKMLDYSAGHIDTNTAKKLIGWLNSKLSSSEFKLIPGVQYRHLLIQPQGYQKISNLSPRPPHDILSQNISQDIKTYKQYPPLYNFLKDAFKLLNHNPIWPKANSLWPWGQGKPLTLPDFTQKTGLKGAVISAVDLIKGLGQAANLEVIEVKGATGLVNTNYQGKLEAAINFLKTGDFLFLHLEGPDEAGHIGSIRDKIQAIEKFDKYILGPLLKNLNQSFTVVILCDHFTPITLRTHIADPVPFLIYNSQKKFKDKGQKTFSEKSAQQSPLFIRKGENFLNFVLEQANA
- a CDS encoding homoserine dehydrogenase, translated to MKNVVKIALAGFGTVGTGLAKILKENKEWIKKRTGKEIVISKILVKNLNKPRTLIPHPNTIFVDTPEALFQDNDWDILVELIGGIDLPYQLITKALKLGKSVVTANKALLSMKGKDLLKLAETQNVGLYFEASVGGGIPIIQTLKESLSGNKIKAITGILNGTANYILTEMSQNELTFSEALNQAQEKGYAEADPSLDIKGIDAAHKLTILIFLAHGVVYPLEKLWVKGIENIETQDISFAKELGYVFKLIAQVKEKSGHLQAGVFPALLPQKHILAKVDGPFNAILVQGNAVGPIMLYGQGAGDLPTGSAVLADIISLIKNNYAPNNTGFIESPFKDANILDNVSVVCEHYFRFQVLDKPGVLSALSGIMGEHNISIAQAIQKAQNKKKGVPIVFLTHRARLGDVEKAINEINRFDFVLQPTVHYPIIH